The Candidatus Gracilibacteria bacterium genome has a window encoding:
- the trmB gene encoding tRNA (guanosine(46)-N7)-methyltransferase TrmB, with the protein MHKNLFEYSAANRLVVALIKAVKSNIFSLKNLPNPAGFFDEAEKIIQYSPMFYNPYTEKIGEYPNILNDDSVICGHKGKWKTFFQKEKLMLEIGTGMGNFFANYAENNPAVGCIGIELKFKRLYRTYEKCVEKGRRDIILLRIMGQRIIEIFETEEVDEVYLLFSDPWPKKAHHKHRIIQPEFLKNISKILAPNGIFFIKTDDDAYATWISEHLDQSGIFEYQMTVDEDPEKRANPKNSTEFETIWRSQGKKITAFICKKK; encoded by the coding sequence TTGCACAAAAATCTTTTTGAGTATTCTGCTGCAAATCGGCTTGTTGTGGCGCTGATAAAGGCGGTAAAAAGTAATATTTTTTCTCTCAAAAACCTGCCGAATCCGGCAGGTTTTTTTGACGAAGCAGAGAAAATCATACAATACAGTCCTATGTTTTACAATCCCTATACAGAAAAAATAGGAGAATATCCCAATATTCTCAATGATGATAGTGTTATTTGTGGTCATAAGGGGAAGTGGAAAACCTTTTTTCAGAAAGAAAAACTGATGCTAGAAATCGGGACTGGGATGGGGAATTTTTTTGCAAATTATGCTGAAAATAATCCAGCAGTAGGATGTATCGGCATTGAGCTCAAATTTAAGCGTCTCTATCGTACCTATGAAAAATGTGTAGAAAAGGGGAGACGTGATATCATCCTACTCCGCATTATGGGGCAAAGGATTATAGAGATTTTTGAGACGGAAGAGGTCGATGAGGTATATCTTCTTTTTTCGGATCCATGGCCCAAAAAAGCCCATCATAAGCATCGTATTATACAACCTGAATTTCTCAAAAATATCTCAAAAATACTTGCACCAAATGGTATATTTTTCATTAAGACCGACGACGATGCTTATGCTACATGGATTTCTGAGCATTTGGATCAATCTGGTATTTTTGAGTATCAGATGACGGTAGATGAGGACCCAGAAAAACGCGCTAATCCAAAAAATTCGACAGAATTTGAAACCATCTGGAGAAGCCAAGGGAAAAAAATAACGGCCTTTATTTGTAAGAAAAAGTAA
- a CDS encoding ATP-dependent Clp protease ATP-binding subunit, with protein MFKNFTPEYKFYLLNAENIVRQEGFQSLESLDIIAEILRSKKGHIFSLFNDFGINEKVFLDVMTHPKFSHLINRKGEYTGISENLRNIIVSSVKVAASFEKKFIGIEDFMVALIRQQNSWFIEFLDFIRINVRDFEQALIDFNHMQGVQQSGVDELGKIMHVIEQGLLSGAEMDDMQKNPMFANIGGKDSKKDDSQTPALDFFCNDITREASEGKIDPIIGREKEIDRLISILNRKTKNNPVLTGDPGVGKTAVVEGLARRIAAGQVPFAMQHKKLLVLDMTSLVAGTKYRGEFEIRMKQVIEEASKLDNEVILFIDEIHTIIGAGGSEGMLDAANILKPAMGRGKIRIIGATTLSEYQKYIEKDAALERRFQKIEVDEPSKAIAIEIIRGLKTTFEDYHNLIIADDTIEEAVELSVRYITDRFLPDKAIDLIDEACSAKSMTYVHGEDEIKVLKLEAEKIQKNIADFVTSQQYHKANKSKEQLQEIEDTIREKRKKITIPRDKRHTIQVADIQKVIHQITGVPIKTLSDEDIQKLKDLEKHIGTKIIGQNDAIKSIVSTIKRSQTGISDQNRPLGSFLFLGPTGVGKTELVKVLAREYYGDEKALVKIDMSEFSERHSGSKLIGTTAGYVGYDEGGLLTDKVRRKPYSVVLFDEIEKGNTEIFNLLLQIMEDGMITDGKGRKINFKNTIVVMTSNIGSEEFTSNATKIGFDVAEETKERIITDFDAIEEKVIKSLDEYFSPEFINRIDKIVVFRPLDTKAIKKIITLQLQNLSARLLELGVTLEWSNPVIERILRDTYNPEFGARPVRRYIQTKIEDEIADRMIGKKVSVVKISTKKEGFDFSVL; from the coding sequence ATGTTTAAAAATTTCACCCCAGAATACAAATTTTATCTTCTCAATGCCGAAAACATCGTTAGACAAGAAGGATTTCAATCACTTGAATCACTCGATATCATAGCTGAGATACTTCGTTCCAAAAAAGGGCACATTTTTTCTCTTTTTAACGATTTTGGCATCAATGAAAAAGTCTTTCTCGATGTGATGACACACCCGAAGTTTTCTCATCTCATCAATCGAAAAGGGGAGTATACCGGTATATCAGAAAATCTCAGGAATATCATAGTTTCTAGCGTGAAAGTGGCAGCGAGTTTTGAGAAAAAATTTATCGGAATTGAAGATTTTATGGTGGCACTTATCCGACAGCAAAATTCATGGTTTATTGAATTTTTGGACTTTATACGCATTAACGTGAGGGATTTTGAGCAAGCATTGATAGATTTTAACCATATGCAAGGGGTTCAACAATCGGGAGTAGATGAGCTCGGCAAGATTATGCACGTGATAGAACAGGGGCTCTTGAGTGGTGCGGAAATGGATGACATGCAAAAAAACCCTATGTTTGCTAATATAGGATGAAAAGACTCTAAGAAGGATGATAGTCAAACGCCCGCATTGGATTTCTTTTGTAATGATATCACTCGAGAAGCATCTGAAGGGAAGATCGATCCAATTATCGGACGAGAAAAAGAAATCGATCGACTCATATCGATTCTTAATCGAAAAACAAAAAATAACCCCGTACTTACAGGCGATCCTGGAGTTGGAAAGACGGCTGTCGTAGAAGGATTGGCCCGCAGAATCGCTGCTGGTCAAGTTCCTTTTGCTATGCAACACAAAAAGCTCCTCGTGCTCGATATGACGAGCCTGGTAGCAGGAACCAAATATCGTGGAGAATTTGAGATTCGTATGAAACAGGTCATCGAAGAAGCATCCAAACTCGATAATGAGGTTATTCTTTTTATTGATGAAATTCATACTATTATTGGAGCAGGGGGATCCGAGGGGATGCTCGATGCTGCCAATATCCTCAAACCAGCCATGGGGCGCGGAAAGATACGCATTATTGGTGCTACGACACTTTCGGAATATCAAAAATATATCGAAAAAGATGCTGCTCTCGAGCGAAGATTCCAAAAAATAGAGGTCGATGAACCAAGCAAAGCGATCGCTATAGAGATTATTCGATGACTCAAGACGACTTTTGAAGACTATCATAATCTGATTATCGCTGATGATACCATAGAAGAAGCCGTTGAGCTTTCGGTCAGATATATCACAGATCGTTTTTTGCCAGATAAAGCGATAGATTTGATCGATGAGGCCTGCAGTGCCAAGAGTATGACCTATGTTCACGGAGAAGATGAAATCAAGGTGCTCAAATTGGAAGCTGAAAAAATTCAAAAAAATATTGCTGATTTTGTGACGTCTCAACAGTATCATAAAGCAAATAAGTCCAAGGAACAGCTTCAGGAAATAGAGGACACAATCCGAGAAAAGAGGAAGAAAATCACTATTCCACGAGATAAAAGACATACGATTCAGGTAGCGGATATACAAAAAGTCATTCATCAAATCACTGGAGTGCCGATCAAAACACTCTCCGATGAAGATATCCAAAAATTAAAAGACCTTGAAAAACATATCGGGACAAAGATTATCGGTCAAAATGATGCTATAAAATCCATTGTTTCGACGATTAAACGTTCTCAAACGGGCATCTCTGATCAAAATAGACCTCTTGGAAGTTTCCTTTTTCTCTGACCGACGTGAGTCGGAAAAACAGAACTAGTAAAGGTACTGGCACGAGAATATTATTGAGATGAAAAAGCACTTGTAAAAATCGATATGAGTGAATTTTCTGAGCGACATTCTGGTTCCAAACTTATTGGGACTACTGCAGGGTATGTGGGATATGATGAAGGTGGTCTATTGACAGATAAAGTTCGTCGTAAGCCCTATTCAGTCGTTCTCTTCGATGAGATAGAAAAAGGGAATACAGAAATTTTTAATCTCCTCCTTCAAATAATGGAAGATGGTATGATCACTGATGGAAAGTGACGGAAAATAAATTTCAAAAACACTATTGTCGTGATGACGAGTAATATTGGTTCAGAAGAATTTACCTCTAATGCGACAAAAATAGGTTTTGATGTTGCTGAAGAGACAAAAGAGCGGATTATTACTGATTTTGATGCCATAGAAGAAAAGGTTATCAAAAGTCTCGATGAGTACTTTAGTCCAGAATTTATCAACCGTATCGATAAAATCGTTGTTTTTCGACCTCTTGACACGAAAGCTATAAAAAAAATCATCACCCTCCAGCTCCAGAATCTCTCTGCACGACTTCTAGAGCTCGGCGTTACGCTCGAATGGTCAAATCCTGTGATAGAGAGAATTCTTCGAGATACGTATAATCCAGAGTTTTGAGCTCGACCAGTCCGTCGCTATATCCAGACAAAAATCGAAGATGAAATCGCTGATAGAATGATAGGAAAAAAGGTCTCTGTTGTAAAAATTTCAACAAAAAAAGAATGATTTGATTTTTCTGTACTATAG